Proteins from a single region of Pseudomonas sp. BSw22131:
- the tolQ gene encoding protein TolQ, translating into MEANVVDHSSMWSLVSNASVVVQLVMLILVAASVTSWVMIFQRSSMLRAGRRALESFEERFWSGIDLSKLYRQAGSNPDPDSGVEQIFRAGFKEFSRLRQQPGVDPDAVMEGVARAMRVAISREEEKLEQSLPFLATVGSTSPYVGLFGTVWGIMNSFRGLATAQQATLATVAPGIAEALIATAIGLFAAIPAVIAYNRFAARGENLIGRYYTFADEFQAILHRKVHTSEE; encoded by the coding sequence GTGGAAGCTAACGTCGTCGATCATTCCTCCATGTGGAGTTTGGTCAGCAATGCCAGCGTGGTTGTTCAGTTGGTGATGCTGATCCTGGTGGCTGCCTCAGTCACTTCATGGGTCATGATTTTTCAGCGCAGCAGTATGTTGCGTGCAGGGCGCCGCGCGCTGGAAAGCTTCGAAGAGCGTTTCTGGTCTGGCATAGACCTGTCGAAGCTTTATCGCCAGGCAGGCAGCAACCCGGACCCGGATTCGGGCGTTGAGCAAATCTTCCGTGCCGGTTTCAAAGAGTTCTCGCGTTTGCGCCAACAGCCAGGCGTCGATCCTGATGCAGTCATGGAGGGTGTTGCCCGTGCCATGCGCGTCGCCATCTCCCGCGAAGAAGAAAAGCTCGAGCAAAGCCTGCCGTTCCTCGCAACCGTTGGCTCCACCAGTCCGTATGTCGGTTTGTTCGGTACCGTCTGGGGGATCATGAACTCCTTCCGTGGTCTGGCCACCGCGCAACAGGCCACGCTGGCTACCGTTGCACCGGGTATCGCCGAGGCACTTATCGCTACTGCTATCGGCCTGTTTGCAGCGATCCCGGCAGTCATCGCTTACAACCGCTTCGCTGCACGCGGTGAAAACCTGATCGGTCGTTACTACACATTCGCCGACGAGTTTCAGGCGATCCTGCACCGTAAAGTGCACACCAGCGAAGAATAA
- the tolR gene encoding protein TolR, producing the protein MALIARDRRKKRKPVAEMNVVPYIDVMLVLLVIFMVTAPMINQGVKVDLPKVSSEALPQDNNNQVLTISIKADKTYYWNVGTEVDADKQMDKAMTLPQLTSAVTKIIAAGREAGKQTQVFIRGDKTVDYGAVMGTMGGLQKAGVGNVGLITEAP; encoded by the coding sequence ATGGCTTTAATCGCTCGCGATCGACGAAAAAAACGCAAGCCGGTCGCCGAAATGAACGTGGTGCCGTACATCGATGTGATGTTGGTACTGCTGGTCATTTTCATGGTGACCGCGCCGATGATCAACCAGGGTGTAAAGGTTGATTTGCCCAAGGTATCCAGTGAGGCCTTGCCGCAGGACAACAACAATCAGGTCCTGACTATTTCGATCAAGGCTGACAAGACGTACTACTGGAACGTGGGTACAGAAGTCGATGCCGACAAGCAGATGGACAAGGCAATGACCTTGCCTCAGCTCACCAGCGCTGTCACCAAGATCATCGCTGCCGGCCGTGAAGCTGGCAAACAGACTCAGGTTTTCATCCGTGGCGACAAGACGGTCGACTACGGCGCAGTCATGGGCACGATGGGTGGATTGCAGAAAGCCGGGGTCGGGAACGTTGGTTTGATTACTGAGGCCCCCTGA
- the tolA gene encoding cell envelope integrity protein TolA, translating to MQPIREPTASESYFWPAVWAGALHVLIFGLLFVSFAMTPELPEAKPIVQATLYQLKSKSQATIQTNQKLAGEAKKSAARQTEVEQMEQKKVEQEKQEAVKAAEQKKEDAAQKAQEQKTEETKKADEAKKADDAKKAEAKKADDAKKAVEEKQIADIAKKKAEDDAKKKAEEDAKRAAAEEAKKQAADDAKKKAAEDAKKQAADDAKKKAAEDSKKKAAADSAKKAQEAARKSAEDKKAQALADLLSDKPERQQALADERGDETAGSFDDLIRSRAAEGWARPPSARKGMTVVLQIGMLPDGTITSVTVAKASGDGPFDSSAVAAVKNIGRLTEMQGLKPSDFAPYRSFKMTFTPEDLAL from the coding sequence ATGCAGCCAATTCGAGAGCCGACAGCCTCGGAAAGCTATTTCTGGCCAGCAGTCTGGGCTGGGGCACTGCATGTGCTGATTTTCGGCCTGCTCTTCGTCAGCTTCGCCATGACGCCGGAGTTGCCTGAAGCAAAGCCGATAGTCCAGGCGACGTTGTACCAGTTGAAGTCTAAAAGCCAGGCAACGATCCAGACCAACCAGAAGCTTGCCGGTGAGGCAAAAAAATCCGCTGCGCGACAGACCGAAGTCGAGCAGATGGAGCAGAAAAAAGTTGAGCAGGAGAAGCAGGAAGCGGTGAAAGCGGCGGAACAAAAGAAAGAGGACGCTGCTCAAAAAGCCCAGGAACAGAAGACCGAGGAAACCAAGAAGGCTGACGAGGCTAAAAAGGCGGATGACGCCAAGAAGGCCGAGGCCAAGAAAGCGGACGACGCCAAAAAAGCGGTTGAAGAGAAGCAAATCGCTGATATAGCCAAAAAGAAAGCTGAAGACGACGCCAAGAAAAAGGCCGAAGAAGACGCCAAGCGCGCCGCCGCTGAAGAAGCCAAAAAGCAGGCTGCCGACGACGCGAAGAAAAAAGCCGCTGAAGATGCCAAGAAACAAGCTGCCGATGACGCGAAGAAAAAAGCGGCTGAAGACAGTAAGAAGAAGGCCGCCGCAGACTCTGCCAAGAAGGCTCAGGAAGCAGCGCGTAAATCGGCGGAAGACAAGAAGGCGCAGGCTTTGGCTGATTTGCTTTCCGATAAGCCTGAGCGTCAACAGGCGTTGGCCGATGAGCGGGGCGATGAGACAGCGGGCAGTTTCGACGATCTGATTCGTTCGCGTGCCGCAGAAGGCTGGGCTCGTCCTCCTTCAGCGCGCAAGGGCATGACGGTAGTCTTGCAAATTGGCATGTTGCCGGATGGTACGATCACGTCGGTTACGGTTGCCAAGGCAAGCGGCGACGGACCTTTCGACAGTTCGGCGGTCGCAGCAGTCAAGAACATTGGTCGTTTGACAGAAATGCAGGGTCTGAAACCTTCTGATTTCGCACCTTACCGGTCATTCAAGATGACATTCACACCTGAGGATCTAGCCTTGTGA